Proteins encoded by one window of Dietzia sp. B32:
- a CDS encoding YciI family protein — protein sequence MPIFAVTYRYEAAQSEEREANKPAHREWLSARVDDGSIRSVGPFVDGSGALLLVEADDDEAARSLVNDDPHCLRGMVSEIVVREWMPVFGALT from the coding sequence ATGCCGATCTTCGCCGTGACCTACCGTTACGAGGCCGCCCAGAGCGAGGAACGCGAGGCCAACAAGCCCGCCCATCGTGAGTGGCTGTCCGCCCGCGTCGACGACGGCTCGATCCGGTCCGTGGGACCGTTCGTCGACGGGTCCGGGGCGCTGCTGCTGGTGGAGGCCGACGACGACGAGGCGGCGCGATCACTGGTCAACGACGACCCCCACTGCCTCCGCGGAATGGTCTCCGAGATCGTGGTCCGCGAGTGGATGCCCGTCTTCGGCGCCCTCACCTGA